Part of the Pieris napi chromosome 23, ilPieNapi1.2, whole genome shotgun sequence genome is shown below.
AATGAACTTCGAAAATACTATAACAATACTATTTacctttgtttattatataatctagATCCCCTAAATACATAATGGAATAAGCATTTCCTaactaaacattaaaaatactttatacccaattcatatttttatttcataaaataaaagtttacaaTACCTGTAAAGATGTGTTAATAAGGGCAAGATCTTTCTCTTGAAGTTTAGCCACAAATGTCACACCGCATGCCAAGCATGATTCTAAAGACCACTGCCCAGCAGGCCTGCTGCTAATAAGTGATGGTTGAATGATTGTACTCTCCAAAGTACTCAGTTGGCAAGAAATCAAATTCTAGAAAGAACAAGTTCATTAGTCTTTTATTAGAAACAGAAATGTATAAGAActatattcaattaaattgaattattaaagttattataaaactgtaaAGTATCCAAATAACAACATGTCTAGTGATTAGGCAAGTAGCTCTTAACACTGAAGTCATGTATTCAAACCCCAGCTACTATCTAGACCAGTCAACTTTTAATAAGTGAACCATGACCAGAAATTAGTTTCAAAGCTGTTTATTCAGATGAAGGAATTATTTggcttttgtatttttacaaatttaggctaaataaatattcaaactatgtaattattttttttaattttttcattaaaaataacctaCTAGTGTGGCTGTTAATAAAaccattattattaacaaccTACTTAGATAGGGGGCAAACTACCAATCAATGTgcttgatttaattttatttaaaagacctGCCTTTTATGATAACATGGCCATACcaaactttttagtttgaagcctagaaaaatagtaaatagacTTCCACTGACTTTATCAACAGGGGAAATGTATCTAGTGAGGACCGCTCCAAGTTTGtgcatattaaaatacttaattattattatgaatttttttagcAGATTAGCAATGATGCAGGTACAAACAAACAAGCGAAAAATTCACAAGTTTCttgtatagtttttttaactcggtaaataatatttattataagtatttcaTCCAAAGTTTTATGTATGGAAACTGGAAATAATATACACGACCGCTGTATAAGTATTGATAAAAACATCTTTGAGAGATCATTATATAACGCCCACATTATCATAGAAAGCGAAACTACAAACAAGCTACCAAAATAAcctttgttaaaaataatgtattcaaGTAGCTGTTGTTTACTAGCGTCTATTCATATATCCGCTAATAATCACTTTATAGAACCATTCCATAGATAATTACATTCtctttaaactttatttgatttaataacatacatttcatattaattttcacataatattttaaatctatcgCTTCTATAAAGTCAAGGTTGAATTATGTTTACCAATTTATGTACctcattgaaaaaaatatctctttGTTCGGTCGACGATAGGTCCCGTCTTTCAATATCACTTATTTGTTCTACTTTAGCACAATTTATTGTTACATTAAGGCATTTGCAAACACAGAGAGCCATTTttgtttagaaaatattaaaataagtggctaaataaaagttaattataaacGAATCGAGCAAATGAATAGAAGTAGTCAACTCGGTGATTTGGTAGATAAAAAACACGTTTGTGTaatgtgtattatattattactatgtataatCTAACGCACACTATCTTAAGTCctatatatctttagtatataagTGCGAGCTTGACAGCAGTAAGAACTAAGAACAATAACACAATGTCAGCTGACTTTGACATTACACATTTTTGATATTGGACTTTGGAGGTGACATAGCTCTGAGTTGTGGATGATCATGACATTTCAAATTTGGTGACATCCACAACTTGCTTATAGTGCCTACGATactagattttaattttaaatttgaaatttatattttaaatctatctACTTTAAAACAATGTCGAAAAGAAGTCAGCCAAGCTGGAAGCCGCCAGCGCGACAGGATAGAAACCCTGTTTTAAAGCTATACAATAGTCTTACACGGCAAAAGGAAGAATTCATTTGCTCAAATGGAAACCGCATCAATTGGTACAGCTGTGGCCCTACAGTTTATGATGCCTCTCATATGGGTCATGCaaggtattaaaatatttaataaacttaatcACATGTACCCGACATCTAATATTGTTTCATGTAATCTTAGAAAGTACGGATAACCTCTAAAAACAGATGTATATGtgttaatgtaatatatatgtagaagttatacttaacATGAATTTTTACTAAGCATATAAATCATTTCAGATCATATATatcatttgatattttaagaCGGGTGCTATGTAACTATTTTGGTTATGACATACTATTTGTAATGAACATTACAGATATAGATGATAAGATTATTAAAAGAGCtagacaaaattatttatatgagaAATACATTGAAGAGGATAGAAGTTTAGGTAATTTGTTGAATGATGCTACAACAGTTTTATCTTACTATGAAGAAGTTGTAAATAATACAGCTGATCAAGATAAAAGGAGTAGCTTACAAAAGCTTTTAGAAAAGTaagtatacataatatattgaataaacTATGCCAAATGCAGAAAATAAAGCTTTAGACTGTGTTAAAGATGAATTTTCTTGAAAGATAATaagaaattaacattttttagtgTTGCTAAGGCAATAAATGAATTGAAACTTGCAGTTGAATctaaaaatgaagaaaaaatatctttagcTAAGAATGAAATGTTAAAATCAGCTAAAGATCCTTTCTCTGAATGGTTGGATGGTAAATATGGTGCTGAAGTTAAGGACAATGCAATATTTGCAAAATTGGCAAGATATTGGGAGAACGAGTTCCATAAAGATATGAAGGCacttaatgtatgtatatagttGAATATATAAAAGCAATATCACAAAATAGGTTGTGGTATTGAGTCATTGTAACAATAGTGATATTTAACTGTTTCTTCTACAAAACATCTTAATGTAAAAGTTAAATAGCAAATAAAGGTATAGAACATTTGAATTTACTATGACAGTAAAAAGAGGGATAGGAAAAACATAATTGGTACTTAGAATAGATATAGTCATCTAACATAATATTGatatctgtaattttttttaggtattGCCTCCAGATATATTGACAAGAGTTAGTGAATATGTACCACAAattgttacatttatacaaaaaattattgataatGGTTTAGCATATGAATCGAATGGttcagtatattttaatgtcagTGCCTTTGATAGCAATGACAAGCATCATTATGCACGGCTCGTCCCAGAGGCATATGGGGATACTAAGAGTTTACAGGAAGGAGAAggtaataataactatattttatcaatacagTGGTAAGATACGAGCAGCCAAGCGAGCTTTTGCTTTGATATGAAAGCAAGATTTGAGATACGAGGAATCACACACAACACTAACAGTTTCCTCCGCCTCAGGCTAGACCTCAACATGTTTGTTTGTTGCCCTCGttttcaaagcatttttgATAAGTTAGGTTTGCCTTTTTTGCATTTTCAAaacttttaacatttatttataacaatggGTCGGAAGAAGATGATGTATTGAATTAAAgtgtaaaatcattttattattcgaAAACTGAGGTGGTGGAATGGATTAATggcatttcaataaatttcaaaGGGGAAAATTGCTTTGAGATACAAGCCATTTAAGATGCGAACAAGGTTACGGAATTAATTGAACTCATATGTCATGGTACCattgtatttagtatttatatatgtcaccgtaaaattggaaacaccgttagattgtaatctatctcgcgagattgtaaactgtcgaaagattgtgaaccttaacgaactgcttacaatttaaggtattattattcggtagttatatgaaattgtctggaagtaaaattaatctgtaattgaccaaagaagtttgaatgataactaagttagtgtagtacaatctaccaaataataatacgttaaattgtaagcagtacgctgaggttcacaatctttcgacagtttataatctcgcgagatagattacaatgtAACGGTGTTTCCAATTTTATGTTAACAtctatattcataaatatatgttattttgttatatgcTTCATGCAAGCTgcacaatattattatgttaaagtACTTCCAGTTAAACATTAATCATATGAATTCATAAAGTTGAAATGCCTTTCAGGTGACTTGATGGATGAGAATGCTGAAAAAAAATCTGCAAATGACTTTGCGTTGTGGAAGCGTAGTAAGACCGGTGAACCTTCATGGGATTCCCCTTGGGGAAAAGGTCGACCAGGTTGGCATATTGAATGCTCAGCCATGGCTGGTGACGTTTGTGGGTCCAATTTAGATATACACACTGGGGGTGTGGATTTGAAATTCCCACATCATGATAATGAGCTggctcagagcgaggtaagaTCTAAATACTTCAATGCAATACAAATTAACAGGACAGCTGTGggtttatataaacaaatcgATAATATCTCAATGTGGCAGTTCCAATGTAAAGGATAAccattatatatgtaataataatattaccatTAAAATCATGTATGTGTCtctatttatacaaatattggcTCACTCTATTATTGCGTTTATTTCTGCCTTTAATAGTAATTTGTGCTATGTTAAgtacatagtattgtcttttattgacataacttttacacatttaaagaaaataatttttttactggattgaagttatgtatctggtaaaaaaaaattgttttctttaaactatGTTAAGTACATAGAAAACAAAACTACAAGCACCATCTTTATCGCTTTTTTGGCTATTTTTCACTGATTTCATCCCGTCATCATAGGTTTTGAATTCGTTTCTAGACGAGAGATTAGAGTTTCGTGTTAATAggcttaataaaataacctaATAAACAGTAGAATTCAGTGTTAATTCCTATAAATTCTGTTATTTCCAGGCACACTTTGATAAACCAGGTTGGGTAAACTATTTCCTTCACACGGGTCATTTAACCATAGCTGGGTGTAAAATGTCGAAATCGTTCAAAAACTTCGTCACAATATCAGATGCGTTACAACGCCACACATCTAGACAATTGCGAATCGCCTTTCTGTTGCACGGATGGAAGGATACCCTGGATTACTCTGATAACACCATGGAAATGGCTATCCAAACGGAAAagttgtttaatgtaagattatttatttatacttatatttGTGTACTTGTTCTGTATAGAATTGTTACTTTTTCCTATACCCAtagaataattgtatttaaccATACATTTAGCAAAATTTttctgattttaaaaattctggCATCaagtaaaattaagttttgtttGAGTAAAATACTACTGAACTTACAATACGTCAGCgctaaatatttgtttgataatttaaaGCGCGCACCACCAGAGTTGCTGTAGCCTGTaagatttcttataaaatttattattatattattaatataaacgaatagctattaaatgaaaaaaattaatggaaCTAATTTTTAGAACTGTTATTTAACTTTACGAGAAGTTAATATGATCagttaaaatttaagtttaacaaTGTCAAGTTAAAGTTAGGATAGGTGTAGGATTGCCCTTCGTAACTactcattttataattatttacgattatttttttacttaactgTAAATTTTAACTGCCGAACTtgttactaaatatgcattttgtatttttcaacTTACAAAAACTACTATATACAACTGCCGCGTTAAATCGGTGCCTTAAATGAACcctattttcataaatttatgaaTCCACGATACAACCTTACATATCTTAGCTTCAGATTGCATATATTTCTTTGACCGTGATAAATGCGTATCAAAAAATGTTCAGGGTGAAAAATTACGCAAAAAGGCATTAGTTTCCACAGTCACAGTGTTTGCTGAGACGTAGGTTATGGTTAGGTGCTGATAAGGatcttattgttttattttcaggaATTTTTCTTAACAGTGAAAGACGCTTTGCGCAGTGGTTACGATGATGGCTGTGGAGGCTGCTGGGACGAGTTTGAGCAGCAGCTTTCCAACAAACTCACTTCGGTTAAAGCACAAGTCCACGCCGCTTTGTGTGGTATGcagtatttttaagttaaattatgttttgctGTTAAATTAAGTCTATTGTTTGTGTGTCAAAAATAGCTTACAAACCAGGGGTAGCCTGCTAATTCCCTACTAAGATTCAAATCGTTTTTAACTTGTTAATTTTACCGTCAAGAGTTTATGAAGATTTCTTTAGCAGCAAATTTCAAGCTCTCATTTTTGCATATTATTCTTGTGTGTCTTATGTCCtcgtttatataataattatatatctgttccctgccacgcttcgctgtggcacatgtgattgaatggttgaaaaatgagaaacaaaacaaagaaaacaattcATATAAGTTTCATTTTGCAATACTTTTACTGCAAATttactattaagaaaaaaaaagataaaaacaatccttgatgtAGATTATACATCATGCTAGAATTTCAGCTCGATTGATacagaactttttgagtttttgaagcgtacataaacca
Proteins encoded:
- the LOC125061190 gene encoding cysteine--tRNA ligase, cytoplasmic; its protein translation is MSKRSQPSWKPPARQDRNPVLKLYNSLTRQKEEFICSNGNRINWYSCGPTVYDASHMGHARSYISFDILRRVLCNYFGYDILFVMNITDIDDKIIKRARQNYLYEKYIEEDRSLGNLLNDATTVLSYYEEVVNNTADQDKRSSLQKLLENVAKAINELKLAVESKNEEKISLAKNEMLKSAKDPFSEWLDGKYGAEVKDNAIFAKLARYWENEFHKDMKALNVLPPDILTRVSEYVPQIVTFIQKIIDNGLAYESNGSVYFNVSAFDSNDKHHYARLVPEAYGDTKSLQEGEGDLMDENAEKKSANDFALWKRSKTGEPSWDSPWGKGRPGWHIECSAMAGDVCGSNLDIHTGGVDLKFPHHDNELAQSEAHFDKPGWVNYFLHTGHLTIAGCKMSKSFKNFVTISDALQRHTSRQLRIAFLLHGWKDTLDYSDNTMEMAIQTEKLFNEFFLTVKDALRSGYDDGCGGCWDEFEQQLSNKLTSVKAQVHAALCDNIDTRSAVDALRELVGACHVYLRQTTPRPSPLLASAARYVTDILHTFGAIEGPRGLIGFPVGDANNAGVEEAVMSYLEALSTFRGNVRDAARTAGATDVLALCDALRDVVLPELGVRLEDKPDRTIVKLVSKEEIAREREEKKRIEAEKQRKKEELLKAQKAKEEQKKIPPQEMFRRETDKYSQFDDKGLPTHDIEGKEVSKGALKKLQKLQQAQEKKYNEYIASIKS